Part of the Bacteroidota bacterium genome is shown below.
TTGGAAGTACCTGAAATTATTGATGGTTTAATTAATATCAAGAAAATTGTTCGTGAGCCGGGTAAACGTGCTAAAGTAGCTGTTGAAAGTTACGATGACAGAATTGATCCAGTTGGTGCTTGTGTGGGTATGAAAGGTAGCCGTATTCACGGTATTGTACGCGAATTACGTAATGAAAATATTGATGTAATAAACTACACCAATAATTTACAATTATTAGTTACACGTGCTTTAAGCCCTGCAAAAATTACCAGCATAAAAGTAGAAGAAACTGAAAAACGCGTATCTGTATTTTTGAAACCAGACCAGGTAAGTTTAGCTATTGGTAACGGTGGTAATAATATTAAGCTTGCCGGTAAAATGGTAGGTTACGAAATAGATGTTTACCGTGATAGTGCTGAAGAAGAAGGTGACGATATTGATTTGGATGAATTTACAGATGAAATTGATACCTGGATTATTGACGAACTGAAAAACATTGGGCTTGATACTGCTAAAGCGGTATTGGCTATAAGCAATGAAGATTTAGTACGCAGAACAGAATTAGAAGAAGAAACAGTTGCTGAAGTGAAGAAAATACTTCAAGCTGAATTCGAATAAGCTTTTAATCATAGCTAATTAAAAGAGCCATTAACTTTTACAGTTAATGGCTCTTTTTTTATTCATTAAGTTAGTCAAGTGTATTACTCGTTAAAATATTCTTTCACCAGTTTGGCTTTTGCTGCACCAATAATATTGGTTAATAAATCCATATCAGCTTCCTGAATTTTCTTTACTGATTTAAGCTCTTTTAACAGCATTTTAGCCGTTTCCGGGCCTATTCCTTTTATGTTCTCCAATTCGGTTACAAACGTGTTTTTACTGCGCCTGTTTCTATGGTTGGTTATACCAAACCTGTGTGCCTCATCGCGCAATTGTTGTATAATTTTAAGTGTTTCTGATTTCTTATCAATATACAACGGAAACTCATCTTCGGGATAATACAATTCTTCTAACCTTTTGGCTATGCCTATAACAGGTATTTTGCCGTATAAATTTAGTTTATGTAAGCTTGCAATGGCTGAACTTAACTGCCCTTTTCCCCCGTCTATAATAATTAAATTGGGTAATGGCTGTTCTTCCTCTAACAAACGTTTGTAGCGCCTGTAAATTACTTCCTCCATGGTTGCAAAATCGTTTGGCCCTTCTACTGTTTTTACGTTAAAAATGCGGTAATCCTTTTTACTTGGTTTCGCATCTTTAAATACTACGCATGCCGACACCGGATTTGTTCCCTGTAAGTTACTGTTATCAAAACATTCTATATGGTGTGGCAGGTCTTTTAAACGCAAATCGTTTTTCATTTGTGTTAGTATACGCTCCACTTTTAAATCCGGATTTACCAGTTCATATTTAGCCAGCTTATCCTTTTTGTAATACAATGCATTTTTAAGTGAAAGCTCCAACAGCTTTTTCCTGTCGCCTAACTTAGGAGTGGTTATTTCTATTTTATCATCGCTCCAGTCTAAATCAAACGGAACTATAATTTCTTTGCTGGTACTATGGTATTCATCGCGCACTTCGGCAATAGCCAAACTCAACAGTTCAGCATCGCTTTCCTCCATTTTCTTTTTAACCTCAAACGTTTGGGTTTGAATAATAATACCATTGGAAACTTTCAGGTAATTAATAAAGGCAAACTTCTCATCGCTTACTATGCTGAATACATCTACATCATTTAAAATACCTGTTACTATGGTTGATTTGCTCTGGTAATTTTCTAATACATCTAACTTTCTTTTATAACGTGCGGCCTCTTCAAACTTCAAATCCTTAGCCGCTGATTGCATCAGGTTTTTTAAATGTATTTTTACTTCACTTAAGTTACCACGTAAAATACTTTTTATGTTTTTTATATTTTGGTTGTATTCCTCTTCGCTCATTAAACCCACACAGGGTGCTTTGCAATTACCTATATCAAACTCTAAGCAGGTTTTAAATTTTAACTCTTTAATATTTTTATCGCTTAAGTTTAAGGTGCAATTGCGTAAGGGGTAAATGGTTTTAATTAAATCTAAAATGGTATGCATCATACCGCCCGAAGCATACGGACCAAAATACTCGCTTCCATCTTTTATGGGATTGCGTGTTGGAAAAATCCTGGGGAATCGTTCGCGCTTTACACAAATAAAAGGATATGTTTTATCGTCTTTAAGGTTGATGTTGAACTTAGGCTGAAACTTTTTAATAAGCGAGTTCTCCAGCAACAACGCATCTATTTCTGTTTCAACTAAAGTAAAATGTATATCAACAATACGACCCACCATCACAGCCGTTTTGCGGTTTTCGTAATGGTTTTTATTAAAATAGCTGCTTACTCTTTTTTTAAGACTCTTGGCTTTACCAATGTATATAAGATTGCCTTCTTTATCGAAATACTTATAAATACCTGGTGTTTCGGGAAGCGAACTAATAATATCTTTTAAATGTGGCGTATGCATTACTTAGCACAAATGTACCTTTATTTAAAACAAAAAGCACTTAGCTTTCTATAAAACTAAGTGCTTTTCTGTGTTCATTAACCCAATACAAATGTGTTTATCCATTCATAAACTAATCAGTTACCTGGAACATAATAGGTATAATCATTCTCACTGATACTTTTCTTTTGTTTTGCATACCTGCGCTCCAATCGGGCATACTTTTTATAACACGAATGGCTTCTTCATCGCAACCAAAACCAATACCTTTTAATACAGTTGCATCTTTTACTTTTCCATCTTTATCTACCACAAATGAAACCAATACTTTTCCTTGTACATTGTTTTGCAATGCTACCGGTGGGTAATTAATTTCTTCGCCTAAATACTCATACAAATCGCCATTAAATTCCGGCATTTGCTCCACTCCTTCCATAAAAGTTCCATCTTCGTTACCTTCATTATTACCAGCAAGACTTTTCCCTCCGGTAGGTAAAGCTGAAGAAGGTCCTGAAGGATTACCAATTGGTTCATCTATCAAAGTACTACGCACAAATGAATCCGAAGGAACTATTCTTGCCTCTGCATCGCGCCTTACATGGTAATTTCCATTATCAGCATTTTTTGTAGCCTTTGGTTTATACATTTCTTCTATCTGTTCTTTATCTTTTTTAGCAGGCATCACAATTACAATTACAGTATCACCTGCATTAGCTTTATCAATAGGATTAACAGTAACCACATCACCATGCAACTGGTTGTAGATAATAGAGAACAAAATAATAGCAACAGGGGTAATAAATGTAATAAGAAAGCTACGCTTTAAATTAGAAGGATACTCTTTACGCAACACATAAGCTCCGTAGGCTTTGTTTCTGTTTTCAAACACTAACTCATCTAGGTTATTGTTCGGTTGATTAAGTATGTTCATGGTTACAATTGATTTGTTACTAGCAAGTCAATTATAAAACGTAAAAAGTTGAGCGTATTTTATTACGTGACGGAATTATTACATTGAGGTTTATTTTTTACCTGCAATGCGTTTCATTCCCAGTTGGGCTAATTCGTAATCAGGATTGTATTTTAATACAAACTCATAGTTTAAACGGGCATTTTCGTAATCGTTTAAACCCTCATAGCAAAGCCCGCGCATGTAGTAGGCTGGTAAATAATCGTTAGCCATACGTACACACATATCAAAATTAACAATGGCTTCTTTTAAAAAATTGGTTTCAAAATTTATATAGCCTACGTTATAATAGCATTGAAAATAATCGGGATTATATTTAATTACTTTTTTGTAATCAATTAAAGCCATTTTGTATTCTTTGCGTTGTTGCCAAAAAGTAGCCCTTGCAAAAAAAGCATCAGGTGCATTGGGCCTTATACGCAAAGCTGCATTAATATATTCCAGTGCGGCCTTGTTACCTTGTGCTAACATCAGTGTAGCCAAAATCATGTGGCTATCGTAATCGTTATTATCCAACTCTATGGCTTTTTGAAAATTACTAATGGCTCTGGCTGTATCGCCAAGGTCTTTTAAGTTAATGGCACGTAAATGATAAGCATATCCGTTGTTTTTATCGTTGGCCAATATGCTATTGGCTAGGTTTATTGATTTTTGGTGCTCTTTGGTAATATAATATAAGTCGGCCAGTTTAATTTGTGCATCTACAAAATCCGGTTTTAAGGATATGGCTTTTTCGTAGTTTTTTGCCGCCAGTATGGTCTTATTCAAAGCATAGTTAGCACGTGCTGCCATAAAAAAATACAATGGATTAAGTGAGTCTAAGGTGCAGGCATCGTTAAAATCTAATGCGGCTCTGTCCATTACTTTGGCATTATAGTATTTTGTACCTCGGTCGTAATACAACTCTGCTTTACTGGGATTATTCAATATTTCGTTCGATAAATCCTGTGCCCCTGCTTTTATGGCTATGGAATCAATAGAGCTACTTGTTTGTTTGCTATTGTTATTAGCGCACGAAGCAATGAGCAGTATATTGAGTAAGAAAATAATGGTTTTGTTATGCATAAACTTTTGTTTGGTAATTCAATGAGATACCTCATTTTACAAGTCGCAAAAAAACATAACTTTGTTGCACTAAAAAATAATCTTTTCCATTACCTAAAATTGTAACCCTAAAAACGTCATGCCATTTTACCATAAACAAGGACAAATACCCCCTAAACGTCACACACAATTTAGAAAACCTGACGGCAGTTTATATTCAGAAGAACTTGTTTCAACTGAAGGTTTTAGCAGCTTATACTCGTTGGTATACCATTGCCATCCGCCTACGCTGGTTAAAGAAATTGGCGAAGCATACAGTATTGCACCTAAAGCGGCTATTGAAAAGAACTTACAAAACCGTAGTTTTTTAACTTTTAAAACTGCTCCTGTGGACGATTATTTAAAAAGCCGTGTATATACACTTTTTAATAACGATGTGTATTTGGCTTCGGCTGCGCCACGCAAAAGCATGACTGATTATTTTTTTAAAAATGCGGATGCTGATGAGGTAATATTTATACACGAAGGAACGGGTATTTTAAAAACGGTATACGGGCAAATTCCATTTGAATATGGTGACTATTTGGTAATACCTCGTGGAACTATTTACCAGTTGCATTTTGAAACGGAACAAAACAGGTTATTCATTACGGAGTCTTTCTCTCCTATTTGTCCACCAAAACGTTATTTAAATAAACACGGACAATTACTAGAACATTCACCATACTGCGAGCGTGATATAAAATTACCTGAGCTGAAAGAAACTTTTGACCAAACAGGTGATTTTAAAGTTTTAATTAAAAAACAGGATATGATTTTCCCTTATACCTATGCTACGCATCCTTTTGATGTAATAGGTTGGGATGGTTTCCAATATCCTTATGGTTTTAGTATTCATAATTACGAACCAATAACAGGCCGTGTGCACATGCCACCTCCTATTCACCAAACATTTGAAGGACACAATTTTGTAATTTGTTCTTTTGTGCCTCGTTTATATGATTACCACCCGCTTTCTATTCCTGCGCCTTATAACCACAGTAATGTAGACAGTGATGAGGTATTGTATTATGTGGATGGCGATTTTATGAGCCGTAAACATGTGGAACGTGGAATGATTAGTTTACATCCGAAAGGAATTCCGCATGGCCCGCACCCGGGCACGGTTGAAAAATCGATTGGTAAAACGGAAACGAAAGAACTGGCGGTAATGATTGATCCTTTTTATCCTTTAAAAATAACGGAAGCCGCTATGCAAATGGAAGACCCCGGTTATTATAAAACCTGGGTTGAGTAATAGCACTTACGGTAGGGAATAAACAAACAGTAATGAAACAATAAAATCTTTCGCAATTGTAAATAGCCATTATATTTGCCTGCGAAAAGTGAATAGTTAAATTTAAAACAGACTTATAGTCAATACAATATAAACATGAGTACCGTAGAACAAACAAAAGAAATGTTACCAGAAACCAGCGATTTTCTTCCATTACACGGAACAGATTACGTAGAGTTATATGTAGGCAATGCTAAACAAGCAGCCCATTTTTACAAAACAGCCTTTGGTTTTCAAAGTCTTGCTTATGCCGGACCTGAAACGGGTGTAAAGGATAGAGCCAGTTATGTATTGGTGCAAAATAAAATGCGCTTAATGTTGACTACTCCTTTGCGTTCTGATTCACCTATTGCTGAACACCACAAAAAACATGGTGATGGCGTAAAGGTATTGGCCTTAATGGTTGATGATGCTTACGATGCTTTTGAACAAACTACCAAACGTGGTGGGGTAACTACTTTGGAGCCAAAAACCATTAGCGATGCCAATGGCGAAATACGCATGAGTGGTATAAAAACGTATGGCGAGGTGGAGCATTGGTTTATTGAACGTAAAAACTACAAAGGTGTATTTATGCCGGGTTTTGTTAAATGGGAAAGCGCTTACAACCCTGAGCCAACAGGTTTATTATACGTTGACCATTGTGTAGGCAATGTAGATTGGAACCAAATGAATCCATGGGTTTCGTTTTACGAAAATGTAATGGGCTTTAGAAATATTCTTTCGTTTGACGACAATGATATCAGCACGGAGTACTCTGCTTTAATGAGCAAAGTAATGAGCAATGGAAACGGTTATGTTAAATTCCCTATAAACGAGCCTGCTGAAGGTAAAAAGAAAAGTCAGGTAGAAGAATACTTAGAGTTTTATGA
Proteins encoded:
- the uvrC gene encoding excinuclease ABC subunit UvrC, whose translation is MHTPHLKDIISSLPETPGIYKYFDKEGNLIYIGKAKSLKKRVSSYFNKNHYENRKTAVMVGRIVDIHFTLVETEIDALLLENSLIKKFQPKFNINLKDDKTYPFICVKRERFPRIFPTRNPIKDGSEYFGPYASGGMMHTILDLIKTIYPLRNCTLNLSDKNIKELKFKTCLEFDIGNCKAPCVGLMSEEEYNQNIKNIKSILRGNLSEVKIHLKNLMQSAAKDLKFEEAARYKRKLDVLENYQSKSTIVTGILNDVDVFSIVSDEKFAFINYLKVSNGIIIQTQTFEVKKKMEESDAELLSLAIAEVRDEYHSTSKEIIVPFDLDWSDDKIEITTPKLGDRKKLLELSLKNALYYKKDKLAKYELVNPDLKVERILTQMKNDLRLKDLPHHIECFDNSNLQGTNPVSACVVFKDAKPSKKDYRIFNVKTVEGPNDFATMEEVIYRRYKRLLEEEQPLPNLIIIDGGKGQLSSAIASLHKLNLYGKIPVIGIAKRLEELYYPEDEFPLYIDKKSETLKIIQQLRDEAHRFGITNHRNRRSKNTFVTELENIKGIGPETAKMLLKELKSVKKIQEADMDLLTNIIGAAKAKLVKEYFNE
- a CDS encoding energy transducer TonB, translated to MNILNQPNNNLDELVFENRNKAYGAYVLRKEYPSNLKRSFLITFITPVAIILFSIIYNQLHGDVVTVNPIDKANAGDTVIVIVMPAKKDKEQIEEMYKPKATKNADNGNYHVRRDAEARIVPSDSFVRSTLIDEPIGNPSGPSSALPTGGKSLAGNNEGNEDGTFMEGVEQMPEFNGDLYEYLGEEINYPPVALQNNVQGKVLVSFVVDKDGKVKDATVLKGIGFGCDEEAIRVIKSMPDWSAGMQNKRKVSVRMIIPIMFQVTD
- a CDS encoding tetratricopeptide repeat protein; the protein is MHNKTIIFLLNILLIASCANNNSKQTSSSIDSIAIKAGAQDLSNEILNNPSKAELYYDRGTKYYNAKVMDRAALDFNDACTLDSLNPLYFFMAARANYALNKTILAAKNYEKAISLKPDFVDAQIKLADLYYITKEHQKSINLANSILANDKNNGYAYHLRAINLKDLGDTARAISNFQKAIELDNNDYDSHMILATLMLAQGNKAALEYINAALRIRPNAPDAFFARATFWQQRKEYKMALIDYKKVIKYNPDYFQCYYNVGYINFETNFLKEAIVNFDMCVRMANDYLPAYYMRGLCYEGLNDYENARLNYEFVLKYNPDYELAQLGMKRIAGKK
- a CDS encoding homogentisate 1,2-dioxygenase produces the protein MPFYHKQGQIPPKRHTQFRKPDGSLYSEELVSTEGFSSLYSLVYHCHPPTLVKEIGEAYSIAPKAAIEKNLQNRSFLTFKTAPVDDYLKSRVYTLFNNDVYLASAAPRKSMTDYFFKNADADEVIFIHEGTGILKTVYGQIPFEYGDYLVIPRGTIYQLHFETEQNRLFITESFSPICPPKRYLNKHGQLLEHSPYCERDIKLPELKETFDQTGDFKVLIKKQDMIFPYTYATHPFDVIGWDGFQYPYGFSIHNYEPITGRVHMPPPIHQTFEGHNFVICSFVPRLYDYHPLSIPAPYNHSNVDSDEVLYYVDGDFMSRKHVERGMISLHPKGIPHGPHPGTVEKSIGKTETKELAVMIDPFYPLKITEAAMQMEDPGYYKTWVE
- the hppD gene encoding 4-hydroxyphenylpyruvate dioxygenase, coding for MSTVEQTKEMLPETSDFLPLHGTDYVELYVGNAKQAAHFYKTAFGFQSLAYAGPETGVKDRASYVLVQNKMRLMLTTPLRSDSPIAEHHKKHGDGVKVLALMVDDAYDAFEQTTKRGGVTTLEPKTISDANGEIRMSGIKTYGEVEHWFIERKNYKGVFMPGFVKWESAYNPEPTGLLYVDHCVGNVDWNQMNPWVSFYENVMGFRNILSFDDNDISTEYSALMSKVMSNGNGYVKFPINEPAEGKKKSQVEEYLEFYEGEGVQHIAIATLDIVSTVKQLMARGVEFLKVPSSYYDDLLDRVGPIDEDIESLKGLGILIDKDDEGYLLQLFTKPVEDRPTMFFEIIQRKGAKSFGKGNFKALFEAIEREQANRGNL